The following are from one region of the Amycolatopsis sp. QT-25 genome:
- the pcrA gene encoding DNA helicase PcrA — MNTLFDLPADGPAKPRHADLLDDLNPAQREAVTHAGSPLLVVAGAGSGKTRVLTRRIAYLLAERGVHPGEIMAITFTNKAAAEMRERVSDLVGRRANAMWVSTFHSMCVRILRREAKTLEMSSSFSIYDSDDTKRLITLVARDLDIDPKKYAARTLAVHISNLKNELIDPETAVADAGNDLERRVAEVYVEYQRRLNQANAFDFDDLIMRTVELLQTYPDVAEYYRRRFRHVLVDEYQDTNHAQYTLVRELVGTEANEAGIEPAELCVVGDADQSIYAFRGATIRNIEEFERDFPNARTVLLEQNYRSTQTILNAANAVIARNPNRRAKRLWTDSGDGEKIVGYVADNEHDEAAFVAGEIDALADKGEADYSDVAVFYRTNNQSRVFEEIFIRLGLPYKVVGGVRFYERREVRDMLAYLRVLANPEDTVSLRRVLNVPKRGIGDRAEAVIATYAERERISFAQALRGAVDGEVPLLNPRSAKAITGFVELMDELGEVVESGAEVADILEAVLERTGYRAELEESDDPQDASRVENLTELVTVAREFTEFTAEVAGPDGELPELEAVDPGVPEPGSLPAFLERVSLVADADSIPAADGGDDGDGHDAGVVTLMTVHTAKGLEYPVVFGTGWEDGIFPHMRALGDPAELAEERRLAYVAITRARKRLYVSRSMVRSAWGQPQMNPASRFLDELPAELVDWRRLAPSSSSGGFGSSGGSPRAATTWGSRGGGGSSPSRSTGTSPFGKGWKDTVALKLDVGDRVSHDKYGLGTVVACDGAGPRATATIDFGAAGKVRLMLIGSVPMVKL; from the coding sequence ATGAACACCCTCTTCGATCTCCCAGCGGACGGTCCGGCCAAGCCCCGGCACGCGGACCTGCTCGACGACCTGAACCCCGCACAGCGCGAGGCCGTGACCCACGCGGGCTCGCCGCTGCTGGTCGTCGCGGGCGCGGGTTCCGGCAAGACCAGGGTGCTGACCCGCCGGATCGCGTACCTGCTGGCCGAACGGGGCGTGCACCCCGGCGAAATCATGGCGATCACCTTCACCAACAAGGCGGCCGCGGAGATGCGGGAGCGGGTGAGCGACCTCGTCGGCCGCCGCGCGAACGCCATGTGGGTGTCGACGTTCCACTCCATGTGCGTGCGGATCCTGCGCCGTGAGGCCAAAACGCTGGAGATGTCGTCGAGTTTCTCCATCTACGACTCGGACGACACGAAGCGGCTGATCACCCTCGTCGCCCGCGATCTCGACATCGATCCGAAGAAGTACGCGGCGCGCACGCTGGCCGTGCACATCTCGAACCTCAAGAACGAGCTGATCGATCCGGAGACGGCGGTCGCCGACGCGGGCAACGACCTCGAACGCCGTGTCGCCGAGGTCTACGTCGAGTACCAGCGGCGGTTGAACCAGGCCAACGCCTTCGACTTCGACGACCTCATCATGCGGACGGTCGAACTCCTGCAGACGTACCCGGACGTCGCCGAGTACTACCGGCGGCGGTTCCGGCACGTGCTGGTCGACGAGTACCAGGACACGAACCACGCGCAGTACACGCTGGTCCGCGAACTGGTCGGCACCGAGGCGAACGAGGCCGGGATCGAGCCGGCCGAGCTGTGCGTCGTGGGTGACGCGGACCAGTCGATCTACGCCTTCCGCGGGGCCACCATCCGCAACATCGAGGAATTCGAACGCGACTTCCCGAACGCCCGGACGGTGTTGCTGGAGCAGAACTACCGCTCGACCCAGACGATCCTGAACGCGGCGAACGCGGTCATCGCGCGAAACCCGAACAGGCGCGCGAAGCGGCTGTGGACCGATTCCGGTGACGGCGAGAAGATCGTCGGCTACGTGGCGGACAACGAGCACGACGAGGCGGCGTTCGTCGCGGGCGAGATCGACGCGCTGGCGGACAAGGGCGAAGCGGACTACTCCGACGTCGCGGTCTTCTACCGCACCAACAACCAGTCGCGCGTCTTCGAAGAGATCTTCATCCGCCTCGGCCTGCCGTACAAGGTCGTCGGCGGCGTGCGGTTCTACGAACGGCGCGAGGTCCGCGACATGCTCGCGTACCTGAGGGTGCTGGCGAACCCGGAGGACACGGTCAGCCTGCGCCGGGTCCTCAACGTCCCCAAACGCGGCATCGGCGATCGCGCCGAAGCGGTCATCGCGACGTACGCCGAGCGTGAGCGCATCTCGTTCGCGCAGGCGCTGCGCGGTGCCGTCGACGGCGAGGTGCCGCTGCTGAACCCGCGCTCCGCCAAGGCGATCACCGGTTTCGTCGAGTTGATGGACGAGCTCGGGGAGGTCGTCGAGAGCGGCGCCGAAGTCGCCGACATCCTCGAAGCGGTCCTGGAACGCACGGGCTACCGTGCGGAACTCGAGGAGTCCGACGACCCACAGGACGCGTCGCGGGTGGAGAACCTGACGGAGCTCGTCACCGTCGCGCGGGAGTTCACCGAATTCACCGCCGAGGTCGCGGGTCCGGACGGCGAACTCCCCGAACTCGAGGCCGTGGATCCCGGAGTGCCGGAGCCGGGCTCGCTGCCCGCGTTCCTGGAGCGCGTTTCGCTGGTGGCCGACGCGGACTCGATCCCCGCGGCAGACGGTGGCGATGACGGCGACGGGCACGACGCGGGCGTGGTCACGCTGATGACCGTGCACACCGCGAAGGGTCTCGAGTACCCCGTCGTCTTCGGGACTGGCTGGGAAGACGGGATCTTCCCGCACATGCGCGCGCTCGGTGACCCGGCCGAACTGGCCGAGGAGCGCCGGCTCGCCTACGTCGCGATCACCCGGGCGAGGAAGAGGCTGTACGTCTCCCGTTCGATGGTGCGCTCGGCGTGGGGCCAGCCGCAGATGAACCCGGCTTCACGGTTCCTCGACGAGCTCCCCGCCGAACTGGTCGATTGGCGCAGGCTCGCGCCTTCCTCGTCCTCCGGTGGCTTCGGTTCCTCGGGTGGTTCGCCGCGAGCCGCGACGACGTGGGGAAGCCGCGGTGGTGGTGGTTCCTCGCCGTCGAGGTCGACGGGCACGAGTCCGTTCGGCAAGGGCTGGAAGGACACCGTCGCGCTCAAACTCGACGTCGGCGACAGGGTCAGCCACGACAAGTACGGTCTCGGGACCGTCGTCGCCTGCGACGGTGCGGGCCCGCGTGCCACGGCGACGATCGACTTCGGCGCCGCGGGCAAGGTCCGGCTGATGCTCATCGGCAGCGTTCCGATGGTCAAACTCTAG